In one Neobacillus sp. CF12 genomic region, the following are encoded:
- a CDS encoding IS3 family transposase (programmed frameshift) — MGKINAYSEEVKMAVIQMKLSGEYSNREIMEKFGITNVTQIKRWMKWYREGQQYRLAQGIGKQYSYGKGTEELSENEQLKRENEFLKAQLEILKKVPRNREELVPEAVINLVEKLKDKYSVTLLCKCLEIPRSTYYRWKNQNPKVKNELEEQIIEICKRHKFLIGHRTVRAWLLRDYKRKVNRNTVQRIMQKYNLQCRVKPKRKNNIAGEMKVVVPNHLNRNFKASRPNEKWVTDITYLPFGQSMLYLSSIMDLFNNEIIAYRISTSQDVSLVIDTLKDAAEGRETSNLILHSDQGAQYTSHSFQRIAKEKGITTSMSRKGSCLDNAVIESFHSTIKSEEFYSQGREFLTNYIVIERVEKFINHYNQTRLQAKLNYLSPIEYREQAA, encoded by the exons ATGGGAAAGATAAATGCTTACTCAGAAGAAGTTAAAATGGCTGTTATCCAGATGAAATTAAGTGGTGAGTATTCTAATCGTGAAATTATGGAAAAGTTCGGAATAACCAATGTTACACAGATAAAACGGTGGATGAAGTGGTATCGTGAAGGACAACAATATCGTTTAGCACAAGGGATTGGCAAACAATACAGTTATGGAAAAGGTACTGAGGAATTGTCCGAAAATGAGCAATTAAAGAGAGAAAATGAGTTCTTAAAGGCACAATTAGAAATTTTAA AAAAAGTACCAAGAAATCGAGAGGAGTTGGTTCCAGAAGCTGTAATTAATTTAGTAGAAAAATTAAAAGATAAATATAGTGTTACCTTACTGTGTAAATGTTTAGAAATACCTAGATCAACTTACTATAGGTGGAAAAATCAGAACCCAAAAGTAAAAAATGAACTTGAAGAACAAATCATTGAAATTTGTAAACGCCATAAATTTCTAATTGGCCATCGGACTGTCAGAGCCTGGCTATTACGCGATTATAAGAGGAAGGTTAATCGTAATACTGTACAACGGATTATGCAAAAATATAATCTGCAATGCCGGGTTAAGCCAAAACGTAAAAATAATATAGCTGGTGAAATGAAGGTAGTTGTCCCTAACCATTTAAATAGGAATTTTAAAGCCTCAAGACCAAATGAAAAATGGGTAACTGATATTACTTACCTTCCGTTCGGACAATCTATGTTGTATCTTAGCTCAATAATGGATTTATTTAATAATGAGATAATCGCTTATCGAATAAGTACCAGCCAAGATGTGTCTTTAGTGATCGATACTTTAAAGGACGCTGCAGAAGGTCGTGAAACGAGCAACTTAATACTTCATAGCGATCAGGGAGCACAGTACACGTCTCACTCATTTCAAAGAATAGCAAAAGAAAAAGGCATCACCACAAGCATGTCCCGGAAAGGCAGTTGCTTGGATAATGCCGTAATCGAATCCTTCCACTCCACCATAAAGTCAGAAGAATTCTACTCTCAAGGAAGAGAGTTTCTTACAAATTATATTGTAATCGAAAGAGTTGAAAAATTCATTAACCATTATAATCAAACAAGACTTCAGGCTAAATTAAACTACCTGTCCCCTATTGAGTATAGAGAGCAGGCAGCATAA